From the genome of Geobacter sp. SVR, one region includes:
- a CDS encoding aldo/keto reductase, protein MRYVTLGRTGLAVSEVGFGCIPIIRLSTDDAVAVLRHAFDRGITFFDTANAYRDSEEKIGAAFAGMRDKVVLATKTLLRGAEGATMHLENSLRMLRTDHLDLYQLHQIAQEKDWQEVMGPSGALEAVMKAKAEGKVRHVGVTSHNLQMALTLVNSGLFDTIQFPFNLIEEGAKDELIGAARDRGMGFIVMKPFGGGAIDNAAVAFKYLREHPDAIPIPGFESIAQVDEVLSFYARPNVVTGQDREAMEQYRGMLGKSFCRRCEYCQPCPRGVMITPAMGYPIVASRMSPAVAVQFSQKPMESVPLCNECGACVERCPYELQIPEMLKANRALYEKHLREAQA, encoded by the coding sequence ATGAGATACGTGACCCTCGGCAGAACCGGCCTGGCCGTTTCGGAAGTCGGATTCGGCTGCATCCCCATTATCCGTTTGTCCACAGATGATGCCGTAGCGGTGCTCCGGCACGCCTTTGACCGCGGGATCACCTTCTTCGATACGGCCAACGCCTATCGTGACAGCGAAGAGAAGATCGGAGCCGCCTTTGCCGGCATGCGCGACAAGGTGGTCCTTGCCACAAAAACGCTGCTGCGCGGGGCGGAAGGGGCGACGATGCATCTGGAAAACAGTCTGCGGATGTTGCGGACTGACCACCTCGACCTGTATCAGCTCCACCAGATCGCCCAGGAGAAAGACTGGCAGGAGGTGATGGGACCCTCGGGCGCGCTCGAAGCGGTCATGAAGGCCAAGGCGGAGGGCAAGGTCCGGCACGTGGGTGTGACGTCCCATAATCTGCAGATGGCGCTTACCTTGGTGAACAGCGGTCTGTTCGATACGATACAATTCCCCTTCAACCTCATCGAAGAGGGGGCCAAGGATGAACTGATCGGTGCGGCCCGGGACAGGGGCATGGGCTTTATCGTCATGAAGCCCTTCGGGGGCGGGGCGATCGACAATGCGGCCGTGGCCTTCAAATACCTGCGGGAGCACCCCGATGCGATCCCGATTCCCGGTTTTGAATCCATTGCGCAGGTGGACGAGGTGCTTTCCTTTTACGCCCGGCCCAATGTGGTCACCGGACAGGACCGGGAGGCCATGGAGCAGTATCGCGGCATGCTGGGCAAGAGCTTCTGTCGCCGTTGCGAGTATTGCCAACCCTGCCCCCGGGGGGTCATGATCACGCCGGCCATGGGGTATCCGATCGTGGCATCACGGATGTCGCCGGCCGTTGCCGTGCAATTCTCCCAAAAACCAATGGAAAGCGTACCGCTTTGCAACGAATGCGGCGCCTGCGTCGAACGCTGCCCCTACGAATTGCAGATCCCCGAAATGCTCAAGGCCAACCGTGCGCTCTACGAAAAACACCTGAGGGAGGCGCAGGCCTGA
- a CDS encoding AsmA family protein, with the protein MLRRLLLKSTVAILVTCAVLFFCLKFFLATPLAARWLSGLLTDRLNQQVTVAGVEPTAGAIILRGVALANPSGFPAGNLVSARSITIAPEWSALLLGKPDFRTIALEGIRLDLRKDSAGTWNFAQLQRALTGTKTAGGHELFIRQLTISDGSLMVEGQGASSIGLQLRNLSSKGSGSSGIELGFEDHDHGRYRLTGTVRGGKEPAFDLNLSSSPLSVAGVTQLLGLKGFSAVADGKGELRLKAGLRQGLLNIGGSLAFRKITMTGDRQTAPLTGRLDLSGSYDLHTDRLRLEDLSLQIDRFLQLRARGTVQRLRTEREFSAAVALEQADLAALAQVMPLFRRQRLDLSGKLSTTELRIAGNSQGLTSLQGSLLLRNGGLSHDRRNLVDSLTVTLRVSNDGDGFLAQGGLSVSDRQGTALLEALEAPVSVRLSRRLQPLAAGSDNLSARLAGAPVRGRLAFDTATRERFGVALSMPPTAVATLNPLLERSGLRFAAGTARASLQAAGADLRDLHGRMRVQLEAVQGERGSQRFTVTTGTADADLTRDSGHLAVDGNMRMAGLILGGRQGEADFAYRYADGSLVLSNGRFRADETTLAIARLAARLPAPQPEGGAVRYPLTIELTGGRATHGALALEGLNGTLAGAFLAGSDGPWLEGKLDLTAGQVAWQGMPMAAPVIRCTLGRSGATAALGGTLLDGELKGEIGFQPFAPADSSHFNLTLRQAKMSMIAGLVPKDWGVVPSGGIVDGTWSGSYTGGKGLDSRFVLGAGGLTITGSGGRTVVANAGIELTGNTKGQRLELERALATAGETLRLQAGGVLTDPLSRQRQGRFFFSMPRTLLTGIIDPFANVLPRILQEAEAEGWIAADGTLELHDGRPALNGALHLNGVRLAAPAQKVSVTGVEGTLPFSLEPAGGAAGKPTGNPDFSRENYSRLLAGLRATPPAQGVRIARITAGALAMDNVELSTSSAGGLVRVDLLGASFYGGSILGRGMLAMDRGLTYRGDFLINGFSLKRLCREFPGIDGYISGLVDGIVGLSGKGSDKAAWTGFLHLWAREEGDERMLISKEFLQRLSGQKLSGFFFRDDRPYDRAEIRASLKEGFLSFDALDILHTNLLGVKDLNVGIAPAQNRIALDHLFTTIGEAATRGRASMGGQPVAGENKPDETPPETGFTWQE; encoded by the coding sequence GTGCTCCGCAGGCTCCTGCTGAAAAGCACGGTTGCCATTCTGGTCACCTGTGCCGTACTGTTCTTCTGCCTGAAATTCTTCCTGGCCACTCCCCTGGCGGCCAGATGGTTGTCCGGACTGCTGACTGATCGGCTGAACCAGCAGGTCACCGTTGCGGGTGTGGAGCCGACAGCGGGGGCCATCATTCTTCGTGGGGTGGCGCTGGCCAATCCATCCGGATTCCCGGCCGGCAATCTGGTGTCTGCCCGTTCGATCACCATAGCGCCTGAATGGAGTGCGCTGCTGCTCGGGAAGCCGGATTTCCGGACGATCGCGCTGGAAGGGATCCGGCTGGATCTGCGCAAAGACAGTGCCGGCACCTGGAATTTCGCTCAGCTGCAACGGGCGCTGACAGGCACGAAGACCGCAGGCGGCCACGAGCTGTTCATCCGCCAGCTCACGATCAGCGACGGCTCACTCATGGTTGAGGGGCAAGGCGCCAGCAGTATCGGGCTGCAGCTTCGTAACCTGTCCAGCAAGGGCTCCGGCAGTTCCGGGATCGAACTCGGCTTCGAGGACCATGACCACGGCCGTTACAGGCTGACCGGCACGGTCCGTGGCGGAAAAGAGCCGGCTTTTGACTTGAACCTGTCCTCCTCCCCCCTCTCGGTCGCAGGGGTGACGCAGTTGCTGGGACTGAAGGGATTCTCGGCTGTGGCCGACGGAAAAGGGGAACTCCGGCTGAAAGCGGGGCTACGCCAGGGACTCCTGAACATCGGCGGATCCCTGGCGTTCAGAAAGATCACCATGACCGGGGACCGGCAGACAGCGCCGCTGACCGGCAGACTGGACCTGTCGGGCAGCTATGATCTCCATACCGACAGATTGCGGCTGGAAGACCTCTCCCTGCAGATCGACCGGTTTCTGCAGCTCAGGGCACGGGGAACCGTACAGCGTCTCCGCACCGAACGCGAATTCAGCGCGGCCGTGGCGTTGGAGCAAGCCGATCTCGCAGCGCTGGCGCAGGTGATGCCCCTGTTCCGGCGCCAACGACTGGATCTCAGCGGAAAGCTCTCCACAACCGAGCTGAGGATCGCAGGGAATAGCCAAGGGCTCACCTCTCTTCAGGGCAGCCTGCTGCTGCGCAACGGCGGACTGTCACACGACAGACGCAACCTTGTCGACAGCTTGACCGTCACGCTCCGGGTCTCGAACGATGGGGACGGTTTTCTCGCCCAAGGGGGACTGAGCGTGTCTGACCGCCAGGGTACGGCGCTGCTGGAGGCACTGGAGGCGCCCGTTTCCGTCAGGCTGTCCCGTCGACTGCAGCCGCTGGCCGCGGGGAGCGACAACCTGTCGGCACGGTTGGCAGGCGCCCCCGTCCGCGGCCGGTTGGCATTCGACACAGCGACACGGGAACGTTTCGGCGTAGCGCTGTCGATGCCGCCCACGGCGGTGGCAACCCTCAATCCGTTGCTGGAGCGATCGGGCCTACGATTCGCTGCCGGAACGGCCAGAGCATCGCTACAGGCCGCCGGCGCTGATCTTCGGGATCTCCATGGTCGGATGCGGGTACAGCTGGAAGCCGTGCAGGGAGAACGCGGCAGCCAACGTTTCACCGTCACGACCGGCACGGCCGATGCCGACCTGACCCGGGATAGCGGACACCTGGCGGTAGACGGCAACATGCGAATGGCCGGCCTGATTCTGGGCGGCCGGCAGGGGGAGGCAGACTTTGCCTACCGCTATGCAGACGGCTCGCTGGTCCTGTCCAATGGCAGATTCCGGGCCGACGAGACGACACTCGCTATCGCCCGCCTGGCCGCCCGACTTCCGGCGCCGCAACCGGAGGGGGGGGCCGTGCGCTACCCTCTGACCATCGAACTGACCGGCGGCAGGGCCACCCATGGTGCGCTGGCGCTGGAAGGGCTGAACGGAACGCTTGCAGGGGCCTTCCTGGCCGGTTCCGACGGACCGTGGCTGGAAGGGAAGCTCGATCTGACGGCCGGACAGGTGGCCTGGCAGGGCATGCCGATGGCCGCCCCTGTTATCCGCTGCACCTTGGGCCGTTCGGGCGCTACGGCGGCGCTGGGTGGTACCCTACTGGACGGGGAACTCAAAGGGGAGATCGGCTTTCAGCCCTTTGCCCCGGCCGACAGCTCCCATTTCAACCTGACGCTCCGACAGGCAAAGATGTCCATGATCGCTGGATTAGTGCCCAAAGACTGGGGCGTCGTGCCGAGCGGAGGGATCGTCGACGGGACCTGGAGCGGCAGCTACACGGGTGGCAAGGGGCTCGACAGCCGGTTCGTTCTCGGTGCAGGGGGCCTGACCATCACTGGGAGCGGCGGCAGGACCGTGGTCGCCAATGCCGGCATCGAGCTGACCGGCAACACCAAAGGGCAGCGACTGGAACTGGAGCGGGCGCTGGCAACTGCCGGTGAGACGCTCCGTCTGCAGGCGGGCGGAGTGCTGACAGACCCGCTTTCCCGGCAGCGGCAGGGGCGTTTTTTCTTCTCAATGCCCCGGACTCTGCTGACCGGCATCATCGATCCCTTTGCCAATGTTCTGCCGCGCATCCTGCAGGAGGCCGAGGCAGAGGGCTGGATCGCCGCAGACGGCACCCTGGAGCTGCATGACGGCCGGCCGGCGCTGAATGGAGCGCTGCACCTGAATGGCGTCCGCCTGGCAGCACCGGCCCAAAAGGTGAGTGTAACCGGTGTGGAGGGCACCCTGCCCTTTTCCCTGGAGCCGGCAGGAGGTGCCGCCGGCAAGCCGACCGGTAATCCCGATTTTTCCCGGGAAAATTATTCCCGGCTCCTGGCGGGCCTGCGTGCAACTCCCCCGGCCCAGGGCGTACGGATCGCCAGGATCACTGCCGGCGCCCTGGCGATGGATAACGTGGAACTTTCCACTTCATCTGCAGGAGGGCTGGTCAGGGTCGATCTTTTGGGGGCTTCTTTCTACGGCGGAAGTATCCTGGGCAGAGGCATGCTGGCAATGGATCGTGGACTGACCTACCGGGGCGATTTTCTGATCAACGGCTTCAGCCTGAAACGGCTCTGCAGGGAGTTTCCCGGCATCGACGGCTATATCTCCGGCCTGGTGGACGGCATCGTCGGCCTGAGCGGCAAGGGGAGCGACAAGGCAGCCTGGACCGGCTTCCTCCATCTCTGGGCACGGGAGGAGGGTGACGAACGGATGCTGATCAGCAAGGAATTCCTTCAGCGTTTGTCAGGACAAAAGCTGAGCGGCTTCTTCTTTCGCGACGACCGGCCGTATGACCGGGCCGAAATCAGAGCCAGCCTGAAGGAAGGCTTTCTGTCATTCGATGCGCTCGATATCCTGCATACCAACCTGCTGGGGGTGAAAGACCTGAATGTGGGAATCGCGCCTGCCCAGAACAGGATCGCCCTGGACCATCTCTTCACCACGATCGGTGAGGCCGCGACCCGCGGACGCGCATCCATGGGGGGACAACCCGTGGCCGGAGAGAACAAGCCGGACGAGACGCCGCCGGAGACAGGGTTCACATGGCAGGAATGA
- a CDS encoding IscS subfamily cysteine desulfurase, with translation MPAPIPEVRHGMCGICPAGCFVTVTLENGHLVQVEPQQDHPLGMICRIGRTSPQLVHDPDRLLYPLRRKGPKGNYDFERITWDRAFEIIAERLEGIKKAHGPEAVAIYTGRGGFDMALCDLFQPAGVAVSSASSVLFPFGSPNTLGVGALCYVSFAMIAPHVTMGEMLITMETDLEQAGLIVLWGANPATDSPPLAHRQILQARRRGAQVVAIDPRRAETARESGAEWIPLRPGTDGALALGMINVLIEEELYDEQFVRSWTTGFEELRQYVQHYRPEAVQQITGVPQEAVRDLARRIASARGACPVMYTGLEYSDSGVQAIRAVFTLWALAGQLDVPGGLLFRMKQNVFPQNRSGLIPNPDVKKALGRDRFPVYSAYRGESHAIALPDAVLHGRPYPIRALTVLGGSIITAWPEPELWRRTFAALDFMVTINRYHTADSAYADIVLPAATGYETTSYMRFGPLFKIREQLVAPQGEARNDFLILAELARRLGYGHLYPQSEEELLRFALEGSGFTLEQVRASGGEARVPTVMMQYKKWEKGLLRPDSKAGFDTPSGRFEIASSLLAEHGYDPLPVYTEPAEGPLANPELARRYPLVFNSGARTMYDFRSQHHGLAELAQGHPGPTLTINSADAAARGIADGDMVWVKTARGRALFTARPTGEIVQGAVDAAMGGGGPLGSAEWQGCNVNDLTDLARFDPISGFPIYKTLLCQVEKGEVQDSASPAAERGQKTSTGRCGDEGWSVSSEIVAAVEPARQVYLDHNATTPVATEVLEAMLPFLGEACGNPSSIHGTGNRARTALEGARRMVAQALNCTARRVIFTGGGSEADNLAILGLARASDGSRRHLIVSSIEHPAVLAPCRSLEAEGFELTLLPVDREGVVQPASLAGALRPETLLVSVMLANNETGAVQPVRELARLAHQAGAFFHTDAVQAFGKLPIDVEELGVDTLAVSAHKLHGPKGVGALYLRKDLPLEPLIRGGGQERGLRAGTENVPGIVGFGRAVELALRRLHGGEGDRMAALRDRLETGICRLVPGAHRNGPALERLCTTLNMTLPEIRGESLVLSLDRKGIAFSSGSACKSGNPEPSHALLAMGLTPEQAHCSVRFSLGTGTSEEEIDYVLASLQELLSETRATVRFVPCR, from the coding sequence ATGCCGGCTCCGATCCCCGAAGTGCGCCACGGGATGTGCGGTATATGTCCTGCCGGCTGTTTCGTCACCGTTACCCTCGAAAATGGCCATCTGGTACAGGTGGAGCCGCAGCAGGACCACCCTCTGGGGATGATCTGCCGCATCGGCCGCACATCGCCGCAGCTGGTCCATGACCCGGACCGGCTGCTCTATCCGCTGCGGCGTAAAGGACCCAAGGGGAACTACGATTTCGAACGGATCACCTGGGACCGGGCCTTTGAGATCATTGCAGAACGACTGGAAGGGATCAAAAAAGCACACGGCCCGGAGGCAGTGGCCATCTATACCGGCCGGGGGGGCTTCGACATGGCCCTGTGCGACCTGTTCCAGCCTGCCGGTGTGGCCGTTTCTTCGGCCTCCAGTGTCCTGTTCCCCTTCGGTTCCCCCAATACGCTGGGGGTAGGGGCGTTGTGCTATGTCTCCTTTGCCATGATCGCGCCCCATGTAACCATGGGGGAGATGCTGATCACCATGGAGACCGACCTGGAACAGGCCGGGCTGATCGTCCTGTGGGGGGCCAACCCGGCCACCGACTCTCCGCCGCTGGCTCATCGGCAGATCCTGCAGGCGCGCCGGCGGGGAGCCCAGGTAGTGGCGATCGATCCGCGCCGGGCCGAAACGGCCCGCGAGTCGGGGGCGGAGTGGATTCCGCTGCGCCCCGGCACTGACGGAGCCCTGGCCCTGGGCATGATCAACGTGCTGATCGAGGAGGAACTCTATGACGAGCAATTCGTACGCTCCTGGACCACAGGCTTCGAGGAGCTGCGGCAGTACGTGCAGCACTACCGACCCGAGGCGGTGCAGCAGATTACCGGCGTGCCACAGGAAGCGGTGCGGGACCTGGCCCGGCGGATCGCTTCCGCGCGCGGGGCCTGCCCGGTCATGTATACCGGCCTGGAATATTCGGACAGCGGCGTGCAGGCCATCCGCGCTGTCTTTACCCTGTGGGCCCTGGCAGGGCAGCTGGACGTGCCGGGAGGGCTCCTGTTCCGGATGAAGCAGAACGTCTTTCCCCAGAACCGCAGCGGACTGATCCCCAACCCGGACGTCAAAAAGGCGCTCGGGCGGGACCGCTTCCCGGTCTACAGCGCCTATCGCGGTGAATCGCATGCCATCGCGCTGCCCGACGCCGTGCTCCACGGCCGGCCCTATCCGATCCGCGCCCTGACTGTGCTGGGAGGATCGATCATCACTGCCTGGCCGGAACCGGAGCTGTGGCGCAGAACCTTTGCAGCCCTCGACTTCATGGTGACCATCAACCGCTATCACACCGCCGACTCGGCCTATGCCGACATCGTGCTGCCCGCCGCTACCGGCTACGAAACCACCTCCTACATGCGCTTCGGCCCACTCTTCAAGATCCGGGAGCAACTGGTGGCGCCCCAGGGAGAAGCGCGCAACGACTTCCTGATTCTGGCGGAACTGGCCCGGCGTCTGGGATACGGGCACCTCTACCCCCAGAGCGAAGAGGAGCTGCTGCGTTTTGCCCTGGAGGGCAGCGGCTTCACCTTGGAACAGGTGCGCGCATCCGGCGGAGAGGCGCGGGTCCCGACGGTGATGATGCAATATAAGAAATGGGAAAAGGGGCTTTTGAGGCCGGATAGCAAGGCGGGGTTCGATACCCCCAGCGGCCGCTTCGAGATCGCCTCGTCGCTCCTGGCAGAGCACGGTTACGACCCTTTGCCGGTCTATACCGAGCCGGCCGAAGGACCACTGGCAAATCCGGAGCTGGCCCGCCGCTATCCGCTGGTGTTCAATTCCGGCGCCCGGACCATGTACGATTTTCGCAGCCAGCATCATGGCCTGGCCGAGCTGGCCCAGGGGCATCCGGGCCCGACACTGACCATCAACAGCGCCGACGCAGCGGCGCGCGGCATAGCCGATGGGGACATGGTCTGGGTGAAGACGGCTCGGGGCAGGGCGCTTTTTACGGCGCGGCCGACCGGGGAGATCGTCCAGGGGGCGGTGGATGCAGCCATGGGAGGAGGCGGCCCGCTCGGTTCGGCCGAGTGGCAGGGATGCAATGTGAACGATCTGACCGACTTGGCCCGCTTCGATCCTATTTCGGGGTTTCCGATCTACAAGACCCTGCTGTGCCAGGTAGAAAAAGGGGAGGTGCAGGATTCCGCAAGCCCTGCAGCGGAGCGCGGGCAGAAGACATCAACCGGCAGGTGCGGCGATGAGGGCTGGTCCGTGTCATCCGAAATCGTGGCTGCGGTCGAGCCGGCGCGCCAGGTCTACCTGGACCACAATGCCACCACACCGGTGGCAACGGAGGTGCTGGAGGCGATGCTGCCGTTTCTGGGGGAGGCCTGCGGAAACCCCTCCAGCATCCATGGCACCGGCAACAGGGCCCGCACTGCTCTGGAAGGGGCGCGCAGGATGGTGGCCCAGGCCCTGAACTGCACCGCCCGCCGCGTGATCTTTACCGGCGGCGGGTCGGAGGCCGACAATCTGGCCATTCTCGGCCTGGCCCGCGCTTCGGACGGTTCCCGCCGGCACCTGATCGTCAGCAGCATCGAGCATCCGGCCGTGCTGGCCCCCTGCCGGTCGCTGGAGGCTGAGGGGTTCGAACTGACCCTGTTGCCCGTCGATCGCGAGGGGGTGGTGCAGCCGGCCAGCCTGGCCGGGGCATTGCGTCCCGAGACGCTGCTGGTGTCGGTGATGCTGGCCAACAACGAAACCGGGGCTGTGCAGCCGGTGCGCGAACTGGCCCGGCTCGCACACCAGGCAGGGGCCTTCTTCCATACCGATGCGGTGCAGGCTTTTGGCAAGCTGCCGATCGACGTCGAGGAACTGGGGGTGGATACGCTGGCAGTGTCGGCCCACAAGCTGCACGGACCGAAAGGGGTGGGAGCGCTGTACTTGCGCAAGGATCTGCCACTGGAGCCGTTGATCAGGGGAGGGGGGCAGGAGCGCGGCCTGCGGGCGGGAACCGAGAACGTTCCCGGTATCGTGGGGTTCGGCCGTGCGGTGGAGCTGGCCCTCCGCCGCCTGCATGGCGGGGAAGGAGACCGGATGGCTGCCCTGCGCGATCGGCTGGAGACGGGCATCTGCCGTTTGGTACCAGGTGCGCACAGAAACGGTCCGGCGCTGGAGCGCCTGTGCACGACACTGAACATGACCCTGCCGGAGATCCGGGGAGAATCGCTGGTGCTCTCCCTGGATCGTAAGGGGATCGCCTTTTCTTCGGGCTCGGCCTGCAAATCGGGCAATCCCGAGCCGTCCCACGCCCTGCTCGCCATGGGGCTCACCCCCGAGCAGGCGCATTGCTCGGTGCGCTTTTCCCTGGGGACCGGCACCAGCGAGGAAGAGATCGACTATGTGCTGGCTTCCTTGCAGGAGCTGCTGAGCGAAACTCGCGCCACGGTCCGTTTCGTCCCCTGCCGGTAG
- the hisI gene encoding phosphoribosyl-AMP cyclohydrolase, whose translation MIEIDFEKMGGLIPAVIQDHASGEVLMVAFMDKKTLDLTLKDGKTWFFSRSRNKYWMKGEESGNTQDVVEVLTDCDADTVVIKVKQNGPAACHTGNRSCFYVRWEDGQWVEHSNPLFDPDQVYKKS comes from the coding sequence GTGATCGAAATCGATTTCGAAAAAATGGGGGGGCTGATTCCGGCGGTGATCCAGGATCATGCCAGCGGCGAAGTGCTGATGGTGGCTTTCATGGACAAAAAGACCCTGGACCTGACGCTGAAGGACGGCAAGACCTGGTTCTTCAGCCGCAGCCGCAACAAGTACTGGATGAAGGGTGAGGAGTCCGGCAATACCCAGGATGTGGTCGAGGTGCTGACCGACTGCGACGCCGACACCGTGGTGATCAAGGTCAAGCAGAACGGTCCGGCCGCCTGCCATACCGGCAACCGCAGCTGCTTCTACGTCAGGTGGGAGGATGGCCAGTGGGTGGAGCACAGCAACCCGCTCTTCGATCCGGACCAGGTCTACAAAAAGTCATAA
- a CDS encoding PQ-loop repeat-containing protein, translating to MNVLLTIKSLYAVNGIIASLLYLPQIIRAWRDHSHGGTLSPVTFGGWCIGSLITALYAWVVTKDGMFTAVSLGNMAGSGTIFLLVTLRRINRLLKFQGCSKMGRSSHPQEAPRRRSTPQGINHKGAFEDGGEMSVFQQPFKHAYRQGTKRTVARVSLSSSCKEAST from the coding sequence ATGAACGTTCTGCTGACCATCAAATCACTGTACGCGGTCAACGGCATCATCGCCTCACTGCTCTACCTGCCGCAGATCATCAGGGCCTGGAGGGACCACAGCCATGGAGGGACGTTGTCGCCGGTCACCTTCGGCGGCTGGTGCATCGGTTCGCTGATCACCGCCCTCTACGCCTGGGTAGTGACCAAGGATGGCATGTTCACGGCGGTCAGCTTGGGCAACATGGCAGGCTCCGGTACAATTTTTCTGCTGGTCACCCTCAGAAGGATTAACAGACTGTTGAAATTCCAAGGTTGTTCAAAAATGGGCAGATCGTCGCACCCGCAGGAAGCCCCGCGGAGGCGTAGTACCCCGCAGGGCATAAACCACAAAGGGGCTTTCGAGGACGGCGGCGAGATGTCCGTTTTTCAACAACCTTTTAAACATGCCTACCGGCAGGGGACGAAACGGACCGTGGCGCGAGTTTCGCTCAGCAGCTCCTGCAAGGAAGCCAGCACATAG
- a CDS encoding PAS domain S-box protein — MNTTIMGSEDAGSLRRKAEERLHRSGKRRDDRYQEEDLQLLLHELQLRQIELEMQSEEVRRSRAFVDEILTEHLDFYDSAPVGFVTLDSNWTIINANATACRLLGFKRFNLTGSCFEGFVTEETRDELCELLRVVLQPTGRGAANVRLVTGGGERLPVRIEAAMSVSGRECRLVLIDSPVQGQEDRRWMAAELERTAAELERARALVKHLQELVSQCAGGTCARKPGRISD; from the coding sequence ATGAATACCACCATAATGGGTTCCGAAGATGCCGGCTCTTTGAGACGTAAGGCCGAGGAGCGGCTGCACCGGTCGGGAAAGCGCAGGGATGACCGTTATCAGGAGGAGGACCTGCAACTCCTGTTGCACGAACTCCAACTGCGGCAGATCGAACTGGAGATGCAGAGCGAGGAGGTCCGGCGTTCAAGGGCATTCGTGGATGAGATCCTGACGGAACACCTCGATTTCTACGACTCCGCCCCGGTCGGTTTTGTAACGTTGGACAGCAACTGGACCATAATCAACGCAAACGCCACTGCCTGCCGCCTGCTCGGGTTCAAACGTTTCAATCTGACTGGTTCCTGCTTTGAGGGATTTGTCACTGAAGAGACCCGCGATGAACTCTGTGAGCTGCTGAGGGTGGTGCTGCAGCCGACCGGCAGGGGGGCGGCGAATGTCCGGCTGGTTACAGGAGGGGGGGAACGGCTTCCCGTGAGGATCGAGGCTGCCATGTCGGTGTCGGGCAGGGAATGCCGCCTGGTACTGATCGATAGCCCCGTGCAGGGGCAGGAGGACCGCCGCTGGATGGCAGCGGAACTGGAACGGACTGCGGCCGAACTGGAGCGGGCCCGCGCCCTGGTCAAACATCTGCAGGAACTGGTGTCACAATGCGCCGGCGGCACCTGCGCCAGAAAACCCGGCCGCATTTCCGATTGA
- a CDS encoding DUF1318 domain-containing protein, protein MKTRLMKWLVVWLCGLFAACAVITVNVYFPEKAAKEAYKSLDDMLLKEGSAKPRAGENQTGHEQAAPAPKPQSGLFRELGSFSLVSVASAAESEADTLAIEMADMPEVNKAYAEMSQRLPRLTALFDSGAVGLTNQGLVTVRDKSKLSAADEGMIAAENQSRKTLVGSMAKAILKLGKQKESKGALDQVMGKAAATYAETRRDAARPGWWMQLQNGRWVQK, encoded by the coding sequence ATGAAGACAAGACTCATGAAGTGGCTGGTGGTGTGGTTATGCGGCCTGTTTGCCGCGTGTGCGGTCATCACGGTCAATGTTTATTTCCCCGAGAAGGCAGCCAAGGAAGCCTACAAGTCGCTGGACGACATGCTCCTGAAAGAGGGGAGCGCAAAACCACGGGCCGGAGAGAACCAGACCGGGCACGAGCAGGCGGCGCCGGCCCCCAAACCGCAGAGCGGCCTTTTCCGGGAGCTGGGCTCCTTCTCGCTGGTTTCCGTGGCATCCGCCGCTGAGAGCGAGGCCGATACGCTGGCAATCGAAATGGCCGACATGCCCGAGGTGAACAAGGCCTATGCCGAGATGAGCCAGAGGCTGCCCCGGCTTACGGCGCTCTTTGACAGCGGGGCTGTCGGCCTTACCAATCAGGGGCTGGTCACGGTGCGGGACAAGTCGAAACTCTCCGCAGCGGACGAAGGAATGATCGCTGCCGAGAACCAGAGCCGCAAGACGCTGGTGGGCAGCATGGCCAAGGCTATCCTGAAGCTGGGAAAACAGAAGGAAAGCAAAGGGGCGCTGGATCAGGTGATGGGCAAGGCTGCCGCAACCTATGCCGAAACGCGGCGCGATGCGGCCAGACCGGGGTGGTGGATGCAGCTTCAGAACGGACGGTGGGTCCAGAAGTAA